The proteins below are encoded in one region of Oncorhynchus tshawytscha isolate Ot180627B linkage group LG04, Otsh_v2.0, whole genome shotgun sequence:
- the LOC112248435 gene encoding coiled-coil domain-containing protein 74A-like — translation MMDSESLTFQCTMDSDIRRVASLKKDVLFLQKQHRETLRKLHEEIEELKRENKELHYQSIMEPQQSEVSPRCRSQTQQPSYTEQTSHPLHGLPSPSANLRVDTASTSHLLRSDLNAKSKRGLITSLLPLRIDGGPFHSPYAPTLQECEVIIRQLCKNNNLQSQELLRVKAILKDIIVNNKKMSQEAYTLTKAYPSDADRDKDIGMFPKLPLKSLPKKLPPASIGMRERVILPAIKQSLNSRIAERQKKAQAVLRSRQRRVVQ, via the exons ATGATGGACTCAGAAAGTTTAACTTTTCAATGCACCATGGATTCTGACATTAGACGAGTGGCATCATTGAAGAAGGACGTTTTATTCCTACAAAAACAGCACAGAGAAACACTGAGGAAACTGCATGAGGAAATCGAAGAATTAAAACGTGAAAATAAAG AACTGCACTATCAATCGATAATGGAGCCACAACAATCTGAAG TATCTCCAAGATGCAGATCTCAAACACAACAGCCCAGCTACACAGAGCAGACCAGCCATCCTCTGCATGGTCTGCCATCTCCATCAGCAAATCTAAG AGTGGATACAGCAAGCACATCTCATCTTTTAAGATCCGATTTAAATGCAAAATCAAAAAGGGGGTTGATCACATCCTTGCTTCCCCTGCGGATTGATGGTGGTCCATTTCACTCCCCCTATGCCCCCACCCTGCAGGAGTGTGAGGTCATCATCAGACAGCTCTGTAAAAACAACAACTTGCAGTCCCAGGAG CTGCTACGTGTGAAGGCCATCCTCAAAGACATAATAGTCAACAACAAGAAAATGTCCCAAGAGGCTTACACACTGACCAAGGCCTACCCCTCTGATGCAGACAG agaCAAAGACATTGGAATGTTTCCAAAACTACCTCTCAAGTCGCTGCCAAaaaaact GCCCCCAGCCTCGATTGGCATGAGAGAAAGAGTAATCTTGCCAGCCATCAAACAGAGCCTAAACTCCAGAATAGCAGAGAGGCAGAAGAAGGCACAAGCTGTGCTGAGATCCCGTCAGAGAAGAGTGGTGCAGTAG